One window from the genome of Clupea harengus unplaced genomic scaffold, Ch_v2.0.2, whole genome shotgun sequence encodes:
- the cunh1orf131 gene encoding uncharacterized protein C1orf131 homolog: MARNKGNQKGEEDVDQHFLDQVLNQIYDFGDGTEKRKTKKSQKKKKKRTHEEEIEEPSNIDSPTNSGINDLEDSDESLFTKNSVWIDSTQIESSPSATKHSNVKVVVFEDPLKKNKTKPKIEMAEEKHVTLQPPITKKRKKTEEEDDFSIEKARLEVHRFGITGYKKDQQRIFEQDRAIMLGARPPKKEYVNYKQYQQIVKEKKEKEVEEAKLDTSKKKKKGGKSWDKKPKSSSNAEPSGQIGRFKGGVLVLNSKQIQAMNGKIKNSK, translated from the exons ATGGCCAGAAATAAGGGAAAccaaaaaggagaagaggatgtAGATCAGCATTTCCTGGATCAGGTTTTGAATCAGATTTACGATTTTG GTGATGGAacggagaaaagaaaaactaagAAAtctcaaaagaaaaagaagaaaagaacacaTGAAGAAGAAATTGAGGAGCCGTCCAACATCGACAGCCCCACAAACTCTGGGATAAATGATCTCGAGGACAGTGATGAGTCCCTGTTTACAAAAAACTCTGTTTGGATTGATTCCACCCAGATTGAGAGTTCCCCCTCTGCAACCAAGCATTCAAATGTTAAAGTGGTGGTCTTTGAGGATCCCTTAAAGAAGAACAAAACCAAACCTAAAATAGAAATGGCAGAAGAAAAG CACGTCACTTTACAGCCTCCAATAActaagaaaaggaaaaagacagaagaggaggatgactTCAGTATAGAAAAG GCAAGACTTGAAGTCCATAGGTTTGGAATCACTGGTTACAAGAAGGATCAGCAGAGAATTTTTGAGCAAGACAGAGCCATCATGCTTGGCGCAAGG CCTCCCAAAAAAGAATATGTAAATTACAAACAGTACCAGCAAATagtaaaggagaagaaagagaaagaagtggaagaagcaAAACTG gACACAagtaagaagaaaaagaaaggaggaaagtcATG GGATAAGAAACCCAAGTCATCGTCCAACGCGGAGCCTTCCGGTCAGATTGGACGGTTTAAAGGTGGCGTGCTGGTCCTGAACTCCAAACAAATACAGGCAATGAATGGcaaaataaaaaactcaaaGTGA